In a single window of the Patescibacteria group bacterium genome:
- a CDS encoding class I SAM-dependent methyltransferase, producing the protein MAEMFNPKIVIAQLNIPTGAIVADFGCGSGYFTLELAQAVGSKGKVFAIDVVPEQLESVRSLAQMRGLNEIIETRWANLEKTSTLDKESCDWVIAANLFFQIPKDLKDKVVKEAFNILKKGGKMAIIDWKKDSIIGPPKEERIDKEEIIQLAAKENFKLFKEINISDTHWCVVLIK; encoded by the coding sequence ATGGCCGAAATGTTTAATCCTAAAATTGTTATTGCGCAATTAAATATTCCAACTGGTGCCATTGTAGCGGATTTTGGTTGTGGAAGCGGTTATTTTACGTTGGAATTAGCGCAAGCGGTGGGATCAAAAGGTAAGGTTTTCGCTATTGATGTTGTTCCAGAGCAATTGGAATCAGTGAGATCCTTAGCTCAGATGAGAGGATTAAATGAAATTATTGAAACTCGCTGGGCTAATTTGGAAAAAACGAGCACTTTAGACAAAGAAAGTTGTGATTGGGTGATTGCTGCTAATCTTTTTTTTCAAATCCCCAAAGATCTTAAAGATAAGGTAGTGAAAGAAGCGTTTAATATCTTAAAGAAGGGTGGTAAGATGGCGATTATTGATTGGAAAAAAGATTCAATAATTGGCCCACCGAAAGAAGAAAGAATTGATAAAGAAGAAATTATTCAATTAGCCGCTAAAGAAAATTTCAAATTATTCAAAGAAATCAATATTAGCGACACTCATTGGTG
- the gyrA gene encoding DNA gyrase subunit A codes for MKYKNKKSDNNSPNKEDLKNNSNNNKIVPREITEELKTAYLDYAMSVIVSRALPDVRDGLKPVQRRILYAMGEAGFWHSSKFRKSASIVGEVLGKYHPHGDVPVYDALARMAQPFSLRYPLIEGQGNWGSIDGDAPAAMRYTEARLAVLAEEMLQDLDKETVPFQDNYDGTRKEPTVLPAKLPNLLINGTSGIAVGMATNIPPHNLGEVCDAVVYLIDHPQAEVKDLLNFVQGPDFPTGGVIYNRKVLEEIYSAGKGAITVRALADIQERKSGQFDIVITEIPYQVNKSALLEKIAELVQDKKIEGIKDIRDESDKEGLCITIQLKNDAHPQKILNNLFKHTDLQKDFHVNFLALVDGIQPQTLSLKGLLEQFIKHRQNIIRKRSEFDLAKAKARLHILEGLLKALKNIDAVIKTIKTSKSRDEAKEKLVKNFKLTVIQAEAILEMKLQTLVGLERIKIEEEAKLKEKEIKELEEILGSPKKILQIIKDETTELKKKYSDERKTKVVNAAIGEFKDEDLIQAQDVVIMMSQDGYIKSFVPETIKAQKRGGKGLIGFDVKEEDKIQHVLVANTHDNLLFLTTAGRAFQLRAYEIPLGSRTSRGKSIFNFLELPQNEKIAAIVNYPFNEKKEPEGFLALVTKNGIMKKTPLADFLSVRRSGLIAIRLKEGDELKDAKIVNKGDEVIVLSAYGQALRFPEKDLRPMGRVAAGVLGIKLKKEAGNEVRGFDVIPSIMKEGLLLVVTENGFGKKTLLKEYRLQHRGGQGIKTAKITEKTGKVVAIRVITKEDKEALIISKTGILIKTDLDNISQQSRTSQGVRIIRLETGDLVAGVVVL; via the coding sequence ATGAAATATAAAAATAAAAAATCCGATAATAATTCTCCAAACAAAGAAGATTTAAAAAATAATTCTAATAATAACAAAATTGTTCCCCGTGAAATTACCGAAGAATTAAAAACGGCTTATTTAGATTATGCAATGAGCGTCATTGTTTCGCGAGCTTTACCTGATGTGCGTGATGGTTTAAAGCCGGTTCAGCGAAGAATTTTGTATGCGATGGGTGAGGCTGGTTTTTGGCATTCATCCAAATTTAGAAAATCAGCGAGCATTGTTGGTGAGGTGTTGGGCAAATATCATCCCCATGGCGATGTGCCGGTGTACGATGCTTTGGCAAGAATGGCCCAACCGTTTTCTTTGCGTTACCCATTAATCGAAGGTCAAGGTAATTGGGGTTCAATTGATGGAGATGCACCAGCAGCGATGCGTTATACCGAAGCGCGTTTGGCAGTTTTGGCTGAGGAGATGCTTCAGGATTTAGACAAAGAAACTGTTCCTTTCCAAGATAATTATGATGGAACTCGGAAAGAGCCCACTGTCTTGCCAGCCAAACTGCCTAATTTACTTATTAATGGCACATCAGGTATTGCTGTAGGAATGGCAACAAACATTCCCCCTCATAATTTAGGAGAGGTTTGCGATGCTGTGGTTTATTTAATTGATCATCCTCAAGCTGAGGTAAAAGATTTATTAAATTTTGTTCAAGGTCCTGATTTTCCAACTGGTGGTGTTATTTATAATCGCAAGGTATTAGAAGAAATTTACAGCGCTGGTAAAGGGGCGATTACAGTAAGAGCTCTAGCTGATATTCAAGAAAGAAAATCAGGTCAGTTTGATATTGTGATTACGGAAATTCCTTATCAAGTTAATAAATCTGCTTTATTGGAAAAAATTGCGGAGTTAGTACAAGACAAAAAAATTGAAGGAATTAAGGATATTCGTGATGAATCTGATAAAGAAGGATTGTGTATTACTATCCAGTTAAAAAATGATGCTCATCCCCAAAAAATTTTAAATAATTTATTTAAACATACAGACTTACAAAAAGATTTCCATGTTAATTTTTTGGCTTTGGTTGATGGTATTCAACCCCAAACTCTTTCATTGAAAGGATTGCTTGAGCAATTTATTAAACACCGCCAAAATATTATTCGCAAGCGCTCAGAGTTTGATTTAGCGAAAGCCAAAGCCCGCTTACATATTTTAGAAGGTTTATTAAAGGCATTAAAGAATATTGATGCGGTTATCAAAACAATTAAAACCTCGAAAAGTCGTGATGAAGCAAAAGAAAAATTAGTTAAAAATTTTAAATTAACCGTTATTCAAGCAGAAGCAATTTTAGAGATGAAACTTCAAACACTTGTTGGCTTGGAAAGAATTAAAATTGAAGAAGAAGCTAAATTAAAAGAAAAAGAAATTAAAGAGCTGGAAGAAATTTTAGGTAGTCCTAAGAAAATTTTGCAGATTATTAAAGACGAAACAACTGAATTAAAAAAGAAATATAGCGATGAGCGCAAAACAAAAGTTGTTAATGCTGCTATTGGTGAATTTAAAGATGAAGATTTAATTCAGGCACAAGACGTTGTTATAATGATGAGTCAGGATGGTTATATTAAATCGTTTGTACCAGAAACAATTAAAGCTCAAAAACGTGGAGGAAAAGGTTTAATAGGATTTGATGTCAAAGAAGAAGATAAAATTCAACACGTTCTTGTGGCTAATACCCATGATAATCTACTCTTTTTAACAACCGCTGGTCGCGCTTTTCAATTGCGAGCTTATGAAATTCCTTTGGGCAGTCGAACATCGCGAGGCAAGAGTATTTTTAATTTTCTGGAATTGCCTCAAAATGAAAAAATCGCCGCGATTGTCAATTACCCATTTAATGAAAAAAAAGAGCCTGAGGGATTTTTAGCACTAGTAACCAAAAATGGCATTATGAAGAAAACTCCCTTGGCAGATTTTTTGAGTGTAAGACGTTCGGGATTAATAGCTATTAGATTAAAAGAAGGTGATGAGTTAAAAGACGCTAAAATTGTTAATAAAGGGGATGAAGTTATTGTTTTATCTGCTTATGGGCAGGCATTAAGATTCCCTGAAAAAGATTTGAGGCCAATGGGAAGGGTAGCGGCTGGTGTTTTGGGCATTAAATTAAAAAAAGAAGCGGGTAATGAAGTGAGAGGCTTTGATGTGATTCCTTCAATAATGAAAGAGGGTTTATTATTGGTGGTTACTGAAAATGGCTTTGGGAAAAAAACATTATTAAAAGAATATCGTCTGCAACATCGCGGCGGTCAAGGCATCAAAACGGCCAAAATTACTGAAAAAACAGGAAAAGTGGTAGCTATTAGGGTAATTACTAAAGAAGATAAGGAAGCATTAATTATTTCTAAAACTGGCATTTTAATTAAAACGGATTTAGATAATATTTCGCAGCAATCCCGTACTTCGCAGGGCGTAAGAATCATTCGTTTAGAAACGGGAGATTTAGTGGCTGGTGTGGTAGTATTATAA